In Candidatus Hydrogenedentota bacterium, a single window of DNA contains:
- a CDS encoding TetR/AcrR family transcriptional regulator, translated as MSEPESIESQGKPVRGKQRELLQRDAMFFEVARRIFLDEGIHELTVSRLADVTGFSRATLYDRFGSKEGLLVELGIACQRELLASMQRALLFPGHPRERLMAVSEAMAIYSERYSDNMRILATIGDESIAKRVSEVQQAQMRAIDADMFRVLLTITQDAVAKGDLVLPEGFRPESLCFLFWTMADGIAAAMRGSAPLEEFAITEPVKELLKCAQWFLDGWGWRPLATEWDYAATMRRAYEFLEQETQTEAIESSQPG; from the coding sequence ATGTCCGAACCAGAAAGCATTGAGAGTCAAGGGAAGCCTGTCCGTGGCAAGCAACGCGAGTTGCTTCAGCGCGACGCGATGTTCTTTGAGGTCGCGCGCCGAATCTTCCTTGATGAGGGAATTCACGAGCTTACGGTGAGCCGTTTGGCCGACGTCACGGGGTTCAGCCGGGCCACCCTCTATGACCGGTTTGGGTCGAAGGAGGGTCTATTGGTCGAGTTGGGTATTGCGTGCCAGCGGGAACTGCTTGCATCCATGCAGCGGGCGCTTCTATTTCCTGGCCACCCCCGCGAGCGATTGATGGCGGTAAGCGAGGCGATGGCCATTTACAGCGAGCGCTATTCGGACAACATGCGGATTCTGGCCACAATCGGTGACGAATCGATTGCCAAGCGCGTGTCCGAGGTCCAGCAGGCGCAGATGAGGGCCATTGACGCGGACATGTTTCGCGTCCTGTTGACGATTACCCAGGATGCCGTTGCGAAGGGCGATCTTGTGCTACCCGAGGGATTTCGTCCTGAGTCGCTTTGTTTTCTTTTTTGGACCATGGCAGATGGTATAGCCGCGGCAATGCGCGGATCGGCGCCTCTTGAGGAGTTCGCCATAACGGAACCGGTGAAAGAGTTGCTGAAGTGCGCCCAGTGGTTCCTTGATGGATGGGGATGGCGGCCACTTGCGACTGAGTGGGACTACGCCGCCACGATGCGTCGCGCTTACGAGTTCCTGGAGCAGGAGACCCAGACCGAGGCAATTGAATCTTCGCAGCCAGGCTAA
- a CDS encoding DUF1559 domain-containing protein: MRKRGFTLIELLVVIAIIGILAAILLPALARAREAARRASCQNNLKQLGVIFKMYAGESKGEKYPHMHSYSGANCDEFNVGTADWPIDTQFQGNELYPEYLTDINVLLCPSASGNNSVEWYLNNDPTTDQILPCNIRSHDYNYWGWALSDELVFADPVNGPSLTTVTVGDVNTANADVVDFMTFISTVPKVEATDADKFDEDFGAVRRLREGIERFFISDINNPAASAKAQSDIWIMWDDVSTRVPGLMNHIPGGSNVLYMDGHVTFLKYGTESPLSAGMVQVVSGNIQF; the protein is encoded by the coding sequence ATGCGAAAGAGGGGTTTCACGTTAATTGAATTGCTTGTGGTGATTGCCATTATAGGCATCCTGGCGGCCATCTTGCTGCCTGCGCTTGCGCGGGCGCGTGAAGCGGCCCGCCGCGCCAGTTGCCAGAACAACCTGAAGCAATTGGGCGTCATCTTCAAAATGTACGCGGGCGAGTCAAAGGGCGAAAAGTATCCGCATATGCACAGCTATTCGGGGGCGAATTGCGACGAGTTCAATGTCGGGACGGCAGATTGGCCGATCGACACGCAATTCCAGGGGAATGAGTTGTACCCTGAATATTTGACAGACATCAACGTGCTTCTGTGCCCGTCGGCATCGGGAAATAACAGCGTCGAGTGGTATTTGAACAACGATCCGACCACCGACCAAATCCTGCCCTGCAACATCCGGTCCCACGATTATAACTACTGGGGTTGGGCGCTCAGCGACGAACTTGTGTTCGCCGACCCGGTCAATGGGCCGAGTCTCACGACCGTGACCGTCGGGGACGTCAACACGGCCAACGCCGATGTTGTGGATTTCATGACGTTTATCTCGACGGTGCCGAAAGTGGAAGCAACGGATGCCGACAAATTCGACGAAGACTTTGGAGCGGTCCGCCGCCTTCGGGAAGGCATCGAACGGTTCTTTATCTCCGACATCAACAATCCGGCAGCGTCCGCCAAGGCGCAGAGCGACATCTGGATTATGTGGGACGACGTGTCCACCCGAGTGCCCGGTTTGATGAATCACATTCCCGGCGGGAGCAACGTGCTGTACATGGACGGTCACGTGACGTTCTTGAAGTACGGAACCGAATCGCCGCTGTCGGCGGGAATGGTTCAAGTTGTCTCCGGCAATATTCAGTTCTAG